A stretch of Brassica napus cultivar Da-Ae chromosome C6, Da-Ae, whole genome shotgun sequence DNA encodes these proteins:
- the LOC106354346 gene encoding probable choline kinase 2, with translation MILILSSASSSYCATFSFSNELDTTMGANETNVESKEYRLSREVKEALQAIASEWEDVIDSKALQVIPLKGAMTNEVFQIKWPTRESGPSRKVLVRIYGEGVGIFFDREDEIRTFEFMSKHGHGPLLLARFGNGRIEEFLHARTLSASDLRDLVISGRIATRMKEFHGLDMPGVKKALLWDRLRKWLVACKRLASPEEAKSFRLDVMEMEINLLEKSLFKSDEKIGFCHNDLQYGNIMMDEETKAITIIDYEYSCYNPVAYDIANHFCEMAADYHTDTPHIMDYTKYPGVEERKRFVKTYMSPSGEEQPSDTMVKKLLEDVEKYTLASHLTWGLWGIISEHVNEIDFDYMEYARQRLNQYWLTKQRLIGNP, from the exons ATGATCCTGATTCtatcctctgcatcttcctcgtACTGCGCAACGTTCTCTTTCTCGAAC GAACTAGATACTACGATGGGTGCTAACGAAACGAATGTGGAGAGCAAAGAGTACCGTCTCTCTCGAGAAGTGAAGGAAGCTCTACAAGCTATAGCGTCTGAGTGGGAAGACGTGATCGATTCCAAGGCACTGCAAGTGATTCCTCTGAAAGGTGCGATGACCAACGAGGTTTTCCAGATCAAGTGGCCCACTAGGGAAAGTGGGCCTTCTCGTAAGGTTCTCGTTAGGATTTACGGTGAAGGCGTTGGGATATTCTTTGACCGTGAGGATGAGATCAGGACGTTTGAGTTCATGTCTAAGCATGGTCATGGGCCTTTGTTGTTGGCTCGGTTTGGTAATGGTCGTATCGAAGAGTTTCTCCATGCACGg ACACTATCTGCTTCTGATTTGCGTGATCTTGTGATATCTGGTCGGATAGCGACTAGGATGAAGGAGTTTCATGGTCTTGACATGCCTGGTGTGAAGAAGGCTTTGCTTTGGGACAGGCTACG AAAATGGCTGGTTGCATGCAAGAGACTGGCTTCACCTGAAGAAGCCAAGTCATTTCGTCTCGATGTTATGGAGATGGAAATTAATTTGCTTGAGAAGTCTCTGTTTAAGAGTGATGAAAAGATTGGGTTTTGCCACAATGATTTGCAGTATGGGAACATAATGATGGATGAGGAAACCAAAGCAATAACCATCATT GATTATGAATATTCTTGCTACAATCCAGTGGCTTATGACATTGCCAATCACTTCTGCGAGATGGCTGCTGATTACCACACTGACACACCTCACATCATGGATTACACTAAATACCCTG GTGTGGAGGAGCGTAAACGATTTGTGAAAACATATATGAGTCCTTCAG GTGAAGAACAGCCCAGTGATACAATGGTCAAAAAACTCCTTGAAGATGTTGAGAAATATACACTTGCTAGTCATCTAACTTGGGGTTTATGGGGAATCATATCG GAACATGTGAATGAAATCGACTTCGACTACATGGAGTACGCAAGACAAAGGCTTAACCAGTATTGGTTAACAAAGCAGAGGCTCATTGGTAATCCTTGA
- the LOC106354345 gene encoding protein IMPAIRED IN BABA-INDUCED STERILITY 1, whose translation MGCVNSKQTVSVTPAIDHSGVFKENENECSGSGRVVIEDPPRPILKKLASWRSRSWKRSQKSELGSELSESGRGSDSLSFRLGSISKYIEAEQVAAGWPAWLSNVAGEAIHGWVPLRSDAFEKLEKIGQGTYSSVFRAVETETGRIVALKKVRFDNFEPESVKFMAREILILRKLNHPNVIKLEGLITSKLSCTIQLVFEYMEHDLTGLLASPDIKFTTPQIKCYMKQLLSGLDHCHSRGVMHRDIKGSNLLLSNEGILKVADFGLANFSNSSGHKKKPLTSRVVTLWYRPPELLLGATDYGSAVDLWSVGCVFAELLLGKPILRGRTEVEQLHKIFKLCGSPPADYWKKSKLPHAMLFKPQQNYNSCLRETLKDLSEIEISLIETLLSIDPLKRGTASTALVSEYFTTEPFACDPSSLPMYPPSKEIDTKHRTEATRKKISGNGRRGVEARKPSRKTLSFNKLAPAEERIGHLVPISIESDAKFCGKLQTQLDHKKDKASHVKNVSQGDVPFSGPLQVSKSSSFAWAKREKDEACVRVHNRSLSRGHIPNACGPSPAYNGNGVEPKRNESKNDDKREDKTDSRGQESYEAVKRSMLKQWRQLERLDSFGASDEYHSQELSLGQRDKMATKRGNNLGDDGDKIEFSGPLLSKSNGVDELVEWHERRISKLIRKPWFLKDKKQGK comes from the exons ATGGGCTGCGTTAACTCGAAGCAGACGGTCTCCGTGACGCCGGCGATCGATCACTCGGGCGTCTTCAAGGAGAACGAGAACGAGTGCTCCGGATCGGGTCGGGTGGTGATCGAGGATCCGCCTCGCCCGATTCTCAAGAAGCTCGCGTCGTGGAGGAGCAGGAGCTGGAAGAGGAGCCAGAAGAGTGAGCTCGGGAGCGAGTTGAGCGAGTCGGGACGTGGTAGCGACTCGCTGAGTTTCCGTCTCGGTAGCATCAGCAAATACATCGAAGCGGAGCAGGTCGCTGCCGGTTGGCCTGCGTGGCTGAGCAACGTGGCTGGTGAAGCTATCCATGGCTGGGTTCCACTTCGATCTGACGCTTTCGAAAAGCTCGAGAAG ATTGGACAAGGGACTTATAGCAGTGTGTTCCGTGCGGTAGAGACTGAAACTGGGAGGATTGTGGCATTGAAGAAAGTGAGGTTCGACAATTTCGAGCCAGAGAGTGTGAAGTTTATGGCAAGAGAGATTTTGATACTCAGAAAACTCAATCATCCCAACGTTATCAAGCTGGAAGGTTTGATTACTTCCAAACTATCTTGCACCATACAGCTCGTGTTTGAGTATATGGAGCATGATCTCACTGGTCTTCTTGCTTCCCCTGACATCAAATTCACTACGCCACAg ATTAAGTGTTACATGAAGCAGCTGTTGTCTGGGCTTGATCATTGTCACTCTCGAGGTGTGATGCATCGGGACATAAAGGGTTCCAATCTTTTGTTGAGTAATGAAGGAATACTAAAGGTGGCTGATTTTGGGTTAGCCAACTTCAGCAACTCTTCAGGGCATAAGAAGAAACCACTTACCAGTCGAGTTGTCACTCTGTGGTACCGTCCACCTGAGCTTTTGCTTGGGGCAACGGACTATGGATCAGCTGTTGATTTGTGGAGTGTTGGTTGTGTTTTCGCTGAGTTGCTTCTTGGGAAACCCATTCTCCGGGGAAGAACTGAG GTTGAACAGCTGCACAAGATATTCAAACTGTGTGGATCTCCACCAGCAGATTACTGGAAAAAATCCAAACTTCCTCATGCAATGCTTTTCAAGCCACAGCAGAACTATAATAGCTGTCTCCGGGAAACGTTGAAAGATTTGTCTGAGATTGAAATCAGTCTGATAGAAACTCTTCTTTCTATAGATCCCCTAAAACGCGGTACTGCCTCTACAGCCCTTGTTTCTGAG TATTTTACTACAGAGCCTTTTGCTTGTGATCCCTCAAGCTTGCCAATGTATCCGCCTAGCAAGGAGATAGATACAAAGCATCGGACAGAAGCAACAAg gaaaaagattAGCGGGAATGGAAGACGTGGTGTAGAAGCGAGGAAGCCATCACGGAAGACTCTTTCATTCAATAAACTGGCACCAGCTGAG GAAAGAATTGGTCATTTAGTTCCTATTTCGATTGAAAGTGATGCCAAGTTCTGTGGGAAGCTGCAAACCCAGTTAGATCACAAGAAAGACAAAGCTTCCCATGTGAAAAATGTATCCCAAGGTGATGTACCTTTCTCAGGGCCGTTACAAGTTTCTAAGTCAAGCAGTTTTGCTTGGGCGAAACGAGAAAAAGATGAAGCATGTGTTAGGGTGCATAATCGTTCTCTTTCAAGAGGTCACATTCCTAATGCATGTGGACCTTCTCCTGCTTACAATGGGAATGGTGTCGAACCTAAGAGAAATGAGAGTAAAAATGATGACAAACGTGAAGACAAGACAGATTCTCGAGGCCAGGAGTCATACGAGGCAGTGAAACGTTCTATGCTGAAGCAGTGGAGACAACTTGAACGTCTAGATTCTTTTGGTGCATCGGACGAGTATCACTCTCAAGAACTGTCATTGGGACAGAGAGATAAAATGGCAACCAAGAGGGGTAATAATTTG GGTGATGATGGGGACAAGATCGAGTTCTCGGGCCCTTTGTTGTCTAAATCCAATGGAGTTGATGAACTAGTGGAATGGCACGAGCGCCGCATCAGCAAGCTAATTCGTAAACCGTGGTTCCTGAAAG ATAAAAAACAGGGGAAGTGA
- the LOC106354347 gene encoding dolichol-phosphate mannose synthase subunit 2 → MELADRAVGLLLSSISLSIFTYYTFWVIILPFVDSDHFIHKYFLPQDYAILVPVFAGVTLLSLLCVFIGMVMLKSKKKKA, encoded by the exons ATGGAGCTAGCGGATCGAGCAGTCGGGCTTCTATTATCTTCAATCAGCTTATCCATATTCACCTACTATACTTTCTGGGTCATCATCCTG CCATTTGTAGATAGTGATCACTTCATCCACAAGTACTTCTTGCCCCAAGACTATGCCATCCTCGTACCTGTCTTCGCTGGCGTAACTCTCCTCTCTCTTCTTTGCGTATTCATTGGAATGGTCATGCTCAAATCCAAAAAGAAGAaggcttga
- the LOC111197873 gene encoding nuclear intron maturase 4, mitochondrial, with translation MYLMFRTRNLVLHSFRRFNLETLISRRLWSRSVSSTHSNAETDSKQTGIFSLAGELASLVEESSPHVDDTKPRSRMELKRSLELRLKKRVKEQYTNGKFNNLLKKVIARPETLRDAYDCIRLNSNVPVTESDGSVAFAFDSMAEELSSGVFDVASNTFSLVARDKTKEVLVLPSLPLKVVQEAVRIVLEVVFSPYFSKISHSCRSGRGRGSALKYISNSVSRSDWCFTLSLNKKVDDSVFECLLSVMEEKVEDSCLSVLLRSMFEARVLNLEFGGFPKGHGLPQEGVLSRVLMNVYLDRFDHEFYRISMRHEALDRDAQTEEGGLGSKLRSWFRRKAGEEDLKSDPEKDVAVRVYCCRFMDEIFFSVSGPEKVAVDIRSEAVDFLRNSLHLDVTDETDPSSCETAKGIRVLGTLVRKNVRESPAVKAVHKLKEKVRLFALQKEEAWTLGTVRIGKKWLGHGLKKVKESEIRGLADSNSTLSQISSHRKPGMETDHWYKVLLRIWMEDVLRTSADRSEEFILSKHIVEPTIPQELRDAYSKFQTSAAAYVSSETAKVEALLPCPDPHDKPVFFGDVVAPTNAIRRRLFRYGLVTAEGYARANSMLILQDTAQIIDWFSGLVRRWVIWYGGCSNFDEMKALIDNQVRKSCIRTLASKYRIHENEIERRLDEELSTIPSAEDIEEEIQHEKLDSPAFDRDEHLTYGIFNSGSCLLSLARIVSESRPCSCFVSGCSMAAPAVYTLHAMERQKFPGWKTGFSVCVPSSLNGRRIGLCKQHLKDLYLGQISLQAIDFGAWR, from the coding sequence ATGTACCTCATGTTTAGGACCCGAAACCTAGTTTTGCATTCGTTCCGTCGTTTCAATctcgaaaccctaatttcgcGGCGCCTGTGGAGTCGCTCAGTATCCTCCACACACTCGAATGCAGAAACGGATAGTAAGCAAACCGGAATATTCTCGCTAGCTGGGGAATTAGCATCTCTCGTAGAGGAATCTTCTCCTCACGTTGATGATACCAAACCTAGAAGCCGTATGGAGCTAAAGCGATCTCTCGAGCTCCGTTTAAAGAAAAGAGTCAAAGAGCAGTACACTAACGGGAAGTTCAATAACCTGTTGAAGAAGGTGATTGCAAGGCCCGAGACTCTTCGAGACGCTTATGATTGTATCAGACTTAACTCAAACGTTCCCGTAACAGAATCAGATGGGAGTGTTGCGTTTGCGTTTGATTCTATGGCGGAAGAGTTATCTAGCGGTGTGTTTGATGTAGCTTCCAATACGTTCTCGCTTGTGGCTAGAGATAAAACGAAGGAGGTTCTCGTCTTGCCTAGTTTACCTTTGAAAGTTGTTCAAGAAGCTGTTAGAATAGTCTTGGAAGTCGTTTTCAGTCCTTACTTTTCGAAGATTTCTCATAGTTGTCGAAGTGGAAGGGGACGTGGGTCTGCGTTGAAGTATATCAGCAACAGTGTGTCTCGTTCTGACTGGTGTTTTACTTTGAGCTTGAACAAAAAAGTGGATGATTCTGTTTTCGAGTGTTTGCTCTCTGTGATGGAGGAAAAGGTAGAAGATAGTTGTTTAAGCGTCTTACTGCGTTCTATGTTTGAAGCCCGGGTGCTTAATTTAGAGTTTGGAGGGTTTCCCAAGGGCCATGGTCTTCCTCAAGAAGGAGTGTTGTCCCGTGTGTTGATGAACGTGTATCTTGATCGGTTTGATCATGAGTTTTATAGGATCTCAATGAGGCATGAGGCTCTTGATCGCGATGCACAGACTGAGGAAGGTGGCCTAGGCTCAAAACTTCGGTCCTGGTTCAGGAGGAAGGCCGGAGAGGAAGATTTGAAAAGTGATCCGGAGAAGGACGTTGCTGTCAGAGTTTATTGTTGCAGATTTATGGATGAGATATTTTTCTCTGTGTCTGGACCCGAGAAAGTTGCGGTTGATATCAGATCTGAAGCTGTAGATTTCTTGCGGAACTCACTGCATTTGGACGTCACAGATGAAACAGACCCGTCATCATGTGAAACGGCCAAGGGGATTCGTGTTTTGGGTACGTTGGTGAGGAAGAATGTGAGGGAGAGCCCCGCTGTGAAAGCTGTTCACAAGTTAAAGGAGAAGGTTAGACTCTTTGCATTGCAGAAAGAAGAGGCGTGGACCTTGGGAACGGTTAGAATTGGAAAGAAATGGTTAGGACACGGATTGAAGAAGGTCAAGGAGTCAGAGATCAGAGGCTTGGCGGATAGTAACTCTACCTTGAGCCAGATATCTTCCCACAGAAAGCCCGGCATGGAAACAGATCATtggtataaggtcttgcttaggaTATGGATGGAGGACGTGCTGAGAACCTCCGCAGATAGAAGCGAGGAGTTTATCTTGTCCAAGCATATTGTTGAACCCACGATTCCTCAAGAACTAAGAGACGCGTATAGCAAGTTCCAAACTTCTGCTGCGGCATATGTTTCTTCAGAGACAGCTAAAGTAGAAGCGCTATTGCCATGTCCAGACCCTCATGATAAACCTGTTTTCTTTGGTGATGTTGTTGCTCCTACCAATGCTATAAGAAGGCGTCTTTTTCGCTATGGATTAGTAACTGCTGAGGGTTATGCTCGTGCGAACTCtatgcttatattgcaagatacTGCCCAGATAATTGATTGGTTCTCAGGACTTGTCCGGCGATGGGTGATATGGTATGGAGGATGTAGTAACTTTGATGAGATGAAAGCTCTTATCGACAACCAGGTCAGAAAGTCATGCATCCGGACTTTGGCGTCGAAATATCGAATACATGAAAATGAAATAGAGAGACGCCTTGATGAAGAACTCAGCACGATACCCTCTGCTGAAGATATAGAAGAGGAGATACAACATGAGAAACTAGATTCTCCAGCGTTTGACAGGGATGAACATCTAACGTACGGCATTTTCAATAGTGGTTCGTGTTTGTTGTCTTTAGCTCGAATAGTGAGCGAATCAAGGCCTTGCAGTTGCTTTGTATCTGGTTGCTCTATGGCTGCACCTGCTGTTTACACTCTACATGCAATGGAAAGACAGAAGTTTCCCGGTTGGAAAACTGGATTTTCTGTTTGCGTTCCTTCGAGCTTAAACGGAAGGAGAATAGGGCTGTGTAAGCAACACCTGAAAGACCTTTACTTAGGTCAAATATCACTTCAAGCTATTGATTTTGGAGCGTGGAGATGA
- the LOC106354353 gene encoding probable LRR receptor-like serine/threonine-protein kinase At1g74360, with protein MIMAEDDSQSLCLVYFLLFVLITAISVAGDSLDSDREVLLSLKTYLESCNPTNRGVYTEWKTEKQDVCNQWPGISCMPQGSRVTGINLSDSTISGALFTNFSALTQLTHLDLSKNTIEGSIPDDLSRCQNLKHLNLSHNILDGELSISGLSNLEVLDLSVNRIAGDVHSTFPTLCNRLVVANLSTNNFTGRMDDIFDGCRYLKYVDFSSNRFRGEIWPSFGRLIQFSVSENHHLSGKITPTMFRGNCTLQVLDLSENEFIGEFPGQVSNCQSLEVLSLWGNNFTGKVPPQIGSISSLRGLYLGNNMFSRDIPETLLNLTNLIFLDLSKNSFGGDVQEIFGRFTQVKYLVLHGNSYVGGIHSSNILSLPNLSRLDLSKNNFSGQLPPEISKMQSLKFLILAYNNFSGDIPKEYGNMPNLQALDLSFNKLTGSIPASFGKLTSLLWLMLANNSLSGEIPREIGNCLSLLWFNAANNQLSGGLHPELTLMGSNPSPTFEVNRRNTDNIIAGSGECLAMRRWIPAEFPPFNFVYAILTKKSCRSLWDHVLKGYGLFPFCSPGSTVRTLNISAYLQLSGNKLTGEFPANISRMKKLSMLHLGFNEFHGQLPKEIGKLPLAFLNLTRNNFSGQIPEEIENLTCLQNLDLSYNNFSGNFPTSLNDLSELSKFNISYNPFITGVIPSTGQLTTFEKDSFLGNPLLQFPSFFNQSGNNNKTRTQITYQKLGHRPGTILVVCISSALALVFIACVVVISIILMVVKSSRQSETDLLDGSKIRHDSSWGSSPWLSGKIKVIRLDKSTFTYTDILKATSNFSEERVVGKGGFGTVYRGVLPDGREVAVKKLQREGTEAEKEFRAEMEVLSANAYGDWAHPNLVRLYGWCLDESEKILVHEYMGGGSLEELITDKTKLTWKKRIDIAKDVARALVFLHHECYPSIVHRDVKASNVLLDKHGNARVTDFGLARLLNVGDSHVSTVIAGTIGYVAPEYGQTWQATTRGDVYSYGVLVMELATGRRAVDGGEECLVEWAKRVMMTGNLTVKGSPFTLSGTKPGYGAEEMTELLKVGVKCTADQPQARPNMKEVLSMLVKISGKAELFNGLSSPPQVYIEM; from the exons ATGATTATGGCCGAAGATGATTCTCAGTCACTTTGCTTGGTTTATTTCTTACTCTTCGTTTTGATCACAG CCATATCAGTGGCGGGAGATTCTCTTGACAGTGATAGAGAAGTCTTACTAAGCCTCAAAACTTACCTTGAATCCTGTAACCCAACGAACCGAGGAGTGTACACTGAATGGAAAACAGAGAAGCAAGATGTGTGTAATCAATGGCCTGGAATCTCATGTATGCCACAGGGAAGTAGAGTCACAGGCATCAACCTAAGTGACTCCACCATCTCAGGTGCTCTGTTCACCAACTTCTCCGCCTTAACGCAGCTCACTCACCTCGATTTATCAAAGAACACGATCGAAGGATCAATACCAGACGACCTGAGCCGTTGCCAAAACCTGAAACATCTCAATCTTTCTCACAACATCCTCGACGGGGAGCTCAGCATATCCGGACTATCAAATCTCGAGGTTCTTGATCTGTCAGTGAATAGAATCGCCGGTGATGTCCACTCCACTTTCCCGACGCTATGCAACCGTTTGGTCGTTGCGAATCTATCCACCAATAACTTCACTGGCAGGATGGATGACATCTTCGACGGTTGTCGGTATCTAAAGTACGTCGACTTCAGTTCCAACAGATTCAGGGGAGAGATATGGCCTAGTTTTGGGAGGTTGATCCAGTTCTCGGTTTCCGAGAATCATCATCTCTCCGGGAAGATCACACCCACAATGTTCAGAGGGAACTGCACTCTCCAAGTGTTGGACTTGTCCGAAAATGAGTTTATCGGTGAGTTTCCGGGACAAGTCTCGAACTGTCAGAGCCTGGAGGTATTGAGTCTGTGGGGGAACAACTTCACTGGGAAGGTTCCACCTCAGATAGGCTCTATATCCTCTCTCAGAGGCTTGTACTTGGGGAATAATATGTTTTCTCGAGACATACCTGAAACTCTATTGAACTTGACCAACTTGATCTTTCTTGACTTGAGTAAGAACAGCTTTGGAGGAGATGTACAAGAAATATTCGGTAGGTTCACTCAAGTGAAGTATCTAGTCTTGCATGGGAACTCATACGTCGGAGGCATACACTCTTCTAACATCCTCTCGTTGCCTAATCTTTCAAGGCTAGATCTTAGCAAAAACAACTTCTCTGGCCAGTTACCTCCTGAGATCTCTAAGATGCAGAGCTTAAAGTTCTTGATTCTTGCTTATAACAACTTCAGCGGCGATATACCGAAAGAGTATGGTAACATGCCGAATCTTCAAGCGCTTGATCTCTCTTTCAACAAGCTGACCGGTTCGATACCAGCGTCATTCGGGAAGCTGACGTCTCTTCTGTGGCTAATGCTTGCGAACAACTCTCTATCAGGAGAAATCCCTCGAGAGATTGGGAACTGCTTGAGCCTTCTGTGGTTCAACGCGGCGAATAATCAGTTATCTGGTGGATTACATCCTGAGCTGACTCTAATGGGTAGCAATCCTTCTCCGACGTTTGAAGTGAACAGGCGAAACACCGACAACATAATCGCTGGCTCTGGTGAATGTTTGGCGATGAGAAGATGGATTCCTGCTGAGTTCCCTCCTTTCAACTTTGTATACGCGATACTTACCAAAAAGAGCTGCAGAAGCTTATGGGACCATGTGCTCAAAGGGTACGGTCTCTTTCCCTTCTGCTCTCCTGGCTCCACGGTCCGGACGCTTAATATCTCTGCTTACCTTCAGCTCAGTGGGAACAAGCTAACCGGCGAGTTTCCTGCGAATATCTCTCGGATGAAGAAGCTGAGTATGCTTCATTTGGGGTTCAACGAGTTCCACGGGCAGCTTCCCAAGGAGATTGGGAAGTTGCCTCTCGCGTTTCTCAACCTAACGAGAAACAACTTCTCGGGACAGATACCTGAAGAGATAGAGAATCTCACGTGTCTGCAGAATCTTGATTTGTCTTACAACAACTTCTCAGGAAACTTTCCGACCAGTTTGAACGACTTGTCTGAGCTGAGCAAGTTCAACATCTCTTACAACCCTTTTATTACCGGTGTGATACCATCCACAGGACAGCTCACAACCTTTGAGAAAGACTCCTTCCTTGGGAATCCTCTTCTCCAGTTTCCAAGCTtcttcaaccaatcaggaaACAACAACAAGACGAGGACTCAGATTACATACCAAAAGCTAGGACACAGGCCGGGAACTATCCTCGTGGTTTGCATCTCCTCCGCTCTCGCATTGGTCTTCATCGCTTGTGTGGTGGTTATAAGCATCATCCTCATGGTTGTCAAAAGCTCAAGACAATCCGAAACAGATCTCTTGGACGGTTCCAAAATCAGACACGACAGCTCCTGGGGATCGTCCCCCTGGCTgtcgggaaaaatcaaagtcaTCCGGTTAGATAAGTCCACGTTCACGTACACCGACATTCTCAAAGCCACCAGTAACTTCTCCGAGGAGAGAGTAGTGGGTAAAGGAGGATTCGGGACCGTTTACAGAGGCGTGTTGCCCGACGGAAGAGAAGTCGCGGTCAAGAAGCTGCAGAGAGAAGGCACGGAGGCGGAGAAAGAGTTCAGAGCCGAGATGGAAGTTCTAAGCGCCAATGCGTATGGTGACTGGGCGCATCCCAACCTCGTGAGGCTGTACGGATGGTGTTTAGACGAGTCGGAGAAGATCTTGGTGCACGAGTACATGGGTGGCGGGAGCTTAGAGGAGCTTATAACAGACAAAACAAAGCTAACGTGGAAGAAACGGATTGATATAGCTAAAGACGTAGCGCGTGCGTTGGTGTTTTTGCACCACGAGTGTTACCCTTCGATCGTCCACAGAGACGTGAAGGCGAGTAACGTTCTCTTGGACAAACACGGGAACGCGAGGGTTACGGACTTTGGACTAGCGAGGCTTTTGAACGTTGGGGATAGCCACGTGAGCACTGTGATCGCGGGGACTATAGGGTATGTAGCTCCTGAGTATGGACAGACTTGGCAGGCTACCACGAGGGGGGATGTTTACAGCTACGGAGTGTTGGTAATGGAGCTCGCGACGGGGAGAAGAGCGGTAGATGGAGGTGAAGAGTGTTTGGTTGAATGGGCGAAACGGGTGATGATGACGGGTAACTTGACGGTTAAAGGGTCACCGTTTACTCTCTCCGGGACAAAGCCAGGGTACGGAGCCGAGGAGATGACTGAGCTATTAAAAGTTGGTGTGAAGTGTACTGCGGATCAGCCTCAGGCAAGACCGAACATGAAAGAGGTTTTGTCTATGTTGGTTAAGATATCTGGTAAAGCTGAGCTGTTCAATGGCTTGTCTTCACCACCACAAGTTTACATAGAAATGTAA
- the LOC125589132 gene encoding uncharacterized protein LOC125589132, producing MWKLASKSIKEGFRSKDDVTQQRNTPLDSSGDGVKTTKEERLECPICWESFNVVENVPYVLWCGHTICKYCLLGLQRAVVNKSSGFPFQLPFFVACPWCSFLSLRLVRNGTIKFPSKNYYLLWMVETMNGSRSDNNKRVTPGQRRCDGVTSDDNRGWWNGLTRGWRLHDSVRKSMALAAHLLAKFPLIVVFLLVALYAIPVSAAVLGVYVFVTFALAVPSFLVLYFAVPSLNWLIREISA from the coding sequence ATGTGGAAACTAGCTTCAAAATCCATCAAAGAAGGTTTTAGATCAAAAGATGATGTCACACAACAGAGAAACACTCCTTTAGATTCGTCTGGAGATGGCGTAAAGACAACGAAGGAAGAAAGATTGGAGTGTCCCATTTGCTGGGAATCATTCAACGTCGTTGAGAACGTCCCTTACGTCTTATGGTGCGGCCACACCATCTGCAAGTACTGTCTCTTAGGGCTTCAACGTGCCGTTGTGAACAAATCCTCAGGTTTTCCTTTCCAGCTTCCCTTCTTCGTCGCTTGCCCTTGGTGCAGTTTCCTCTCTTTAAGACTAGTACGCAACGGAACCATCAAGTTCCCTTCCAAGAACTATTACCTTTTATGGATGGTCGAAACCATGAACGGCTCTCGCAGCGACAACAACAAAAGGGTCACTCCAGGGCAGAGAAGGTGCGATGGAGTGACCTCAGATGACAACCGCGGTTGGTGGAATGGTCTGACTAGAGgatggagacttcatgactcggTACGTAAGTCAATGGCTCTTGCTGCTCATCTCTTGGCTAAGTTTCCTTTGATAGTCGTATTCCTTTTGGTGGCTTTATATGCAATCCCTGTGAGTGCTGCGGTTCTCGGTGTCTATGTCTTTGTCACGTTTGCTTTGGCTGTCCCGTCGTTTCTTGTTCTTTATTTCGCTGTCCCGAGCTTAAACTGGCTGATCAGAGAGATCTCAGCTTAA